DNA sequence from the Thermodesulfitimonas autotrophica genome:
GCGTGAGGAAGCGGGTGAGGTCAGTGAAGGCTAAGGAGATCAGGGGGTTGACCGCGGAGGAACTGGTGCGGAAAATTGCCGATTCTAAGGAAGAGCTTTTCCGGCTGCGGTTTCAGCTTGCGACCGGC
Encoded proteins:
- the rpmC gene encoding 50S ribosomal protein L29; this translates as MKAKEIRGLTAEELVRKIADSKEELFRLRFQLATGQLDNVMKIREVKRRIARLKTILRERELGIRS